The following nucleotide sequence is from Anaerococcus sp. Marseille-Q7828.
TTTTGTCTGACCATTCGCCTTCTCCACCTTCTTGTAGGGATTTTAGGGCTGATCCTACTACTACTGGGCAGTTGTCGCCGTCGAATTCGTATTCGTTTAGTAGGTCTCTTACTTCCATTTCTACTAGTTCGATTAGTTCGTCATCGTCTACTTGGTCTTGTTTGTTTAGGAATACTGCGATTTTTGGTACGCCTACTTGTCTTGCTAGTAGGATGTGTTCTCTTGTTTGTGGCATTGGACCGTCTGCTGCAGATACTACGATGATTGCGCCGTCCATTTGTGCTGCTCCTGTGATCATGTTTTTAACGTAGTCAGCGTGGCCTGGTGCGTCGATGTGTGCGTAGTGTCTATTTTCTGTTTCGTATTCTACTACTGATGTGTTGATTGTGATTCCACGTTCTCTTTCTTCTGGAGCTTTGTCGATGTGTTCGTAGTCTACGAATTCACCTGTACCGTATTTTTTGTTTAGGGCTTGGGTAATTGCTGCTGTTGTTGTTGTTTTACCGTGGTCTACGTGACCGATTGTTCCGATATTAATATGTGGTTTGCTTCTTTCAAATTGTTGTTTAGACATTTTTTTCTCCTCGTATTAATTATTTATTTAGTACTTCTTCTTTTACTGATTCTGGTACTTGAGCATAGTGGTCAAATTGCATTGAATATGTTGCCCTACCTTGTGTTTTGGAACGTAAGTCTGTTGCGTATCCAAACATTTCTGATAGTGGAATGAAGGCATCTAGTACATGGATACCATCTTTTGGATTCATACCATCAATTTTACCACGTCTTGATGAAACGTCACCCATTACATCTCCAAGATACTCATCTGGAGTTGTAATTTCAACTTTTTCAATTGGTTCTAATAGAACTGGTTTTGCTTTTTCTACTGCATTTTTAAGACCCATTGATCCTGCTACGTGGAAGGCTACTTCTGAAGAGTCTACTTCGTGGTAAGAACCATCGTATAGAACAACGTGCATGTCAACCATTGGGTAACCACCAAGGATACCGCTAGCTGCTGCTTCACGTACACCTTCTTCAACTGGTCTGATATATTCTTTTGGTACAGAACCACCGACAATTTTAGATTCGAATGTGATTCCAGAGCCTTCTTCTCCTGGAGTAACTCTTAGGTGAACATCACCGTATTGACCAGAACCACCAGATTGTCTTACAAACTTACCTTGTGCTTCTGCTTCAGCTGTGATACCTTCTCTGTAAGCTACTTGTGGGTTACCGATGTTTGCTTCTACTTTGAATTCTCTTAGTAGTCTATCTACTATGATTTCAAGGTGAAGCTCACCCATTCCTGAGATTATTGTTTGGCCTGTTTCTTCATCAGATCTTGTTACGAATGTTGGATCTTCTTCAGCTAGTTTTTGTAGACCAATAATCATCTTATCTTGAGATGCTCTTGTCTTTGGTTCTATTGCAACTGAGATTACTGGATCTGGGAATTCCATCTTTTCAAGGATAATTTGATTTTCTTGATCACATAGGGAATCACCAGTTGTTGTATCTTTAAGTCCTAGTAATGCTACGATATCTCCTGCGTAACCTACTGGAATTTCCTCTTGTTTGTTAGAGTGCATTTGCATGATACGTCCAACACGTTCTCTCTTACCTTTTGTTGCATTGTAGATATATGAACCTGATTCTATTGTACCTGAGTATATTCTTGTATATATTAACTTACCTACATATGGGTCAGTTACAACTTTAAATGCTAATGCTGCTGTTGGTTCATTATCTCCAGGTTTTCTTTCCATTACTACTTCTTCATCTTTAGGATCTGTACCTGTGATATATGGTACATCAAGTGGAGATGGCATATATTCAATGACTGCATCTAGCAATGGTTGAACACCCTTGTTTTTGTAAGCTGAACCTAGTAAGCATGGGAAAATCTTTTGTTCGATTGTTCCTTTTCTGATAGCAGCTTTTATTTCTTCTACGCTTACTTCTTCTCCTTCAAGATATTTCATCATGATTGTATCATCAACTTCTGATAATTCTTCAAGAAGATTGTTTCTATATTCTTCAGCTGTTTCTTTTAATTCTTCTGGAATTTCTGAATAAACTGGGTGAGCACCAAGGTCTTCACT
It contains:
- a CDS encoding elongation factor Tu — encoded protein: MSKQQFERSKPHINIGTIGHVDHGKTTTTAAITQALNKKYGTGEFVDYEHIDKAPEERERGITINTSVVEYETENRHYAHIDAPGHADYVKNMITGAAQMDGAIIVVSAADGPMPQTREHILLARQVGVPKIAVFLNKQDQVDDDELIELVEMEVRDLLNEYEFDGDNCPVVVGSALKSLQEGGEGEWSDKILQLMDEVDNYFDIPERDNDQPFLMPVEDVMTISGRGTVATGRVERGTLKVGDTVEIVGLTEKTSSAVVTGVEMFHKS
- the fusA gene encoding elongation factor G, encoding MPRQVALKDTRNIGIMAHIDAGKTTTTERILYYTGKIYKIGDTHDGTAVMDSMDQEKERGITIGSAATTAFWKDHRINIIDTPGHVDFTVEVERSLRVLDSAVALFDAKSGVEPQSETVWRQADKYHIPRICFINKMDATGADFFMAVETIKDKLKANAVPLEIPIGAEQQFQGAVDLITMEAVTYNSEDLGAHPVYSEIPEELKETAEEYRNNLLEELSEVDDTIMMKYLEGEEVSVEEIKAAIRKGTIEQKIFPCLLGSAYKNKGVQPLLDAVIEYMPSPLDVPYITGTDPKDEEVVMERKPGDNEPTAALAFKVVTDPYVGKLIYTRIYSGTIESGSYIYNATKGKRERVGRIMQMHSNKQEEIPVGYAGDIVALLGLKDTTTGDSLCDQENQIILEKMEFPDPVISVAIEPKTRASQDKMIIGLQKLAEEDPTFVTRSDEETGQTIISGMGELHLEIIVDRLLREFKVEANIGNPQVAYREGITAEAEAQGKFVRQSGGSGQYGDVHLRVTPGEEGSGITFESKIVGGSVPKEYIRPVEEGVREAAASGILGGYPMVDMHVVLYDGSYHEVDSSEVAFHVAGSMGLKNAVEKAKPVLLEPIEKVEITTPDEYLGDVMGDVSSRRGKIDGMNPKDGIHVLDAFIPLSEMFGYATDLRSKTQGRATYSMQFDHYAQVPESVKEEVLNK